A window of Tautonia marina contains these coding sequences:
- a CDS encoding 4Fe-4S binding protein, with protein sequence MGTFFGAIGSIISAVVGLWPFGKGMITGHLVTMRRFLRTFTVGHGATTARHGGGDLPIDLWWKRPEYRRGPVVDQGPDTEGLFTVEYPDERLPTRERFRVLPVLIYDDEDGNVRCTSCNICAKVCPPQCIWMSQAKNTKGNVVPLPEEFYIDMDVCMNCGLCAEYCPFDAIKMDQNFELSNYERHQSHIYSLQDLLVSSAYYAETHPEAWASPEETAERAKVEKKKTQRLQKALTAPQPAEAGA encoded by the coding sequence ATGGGGACATTCTTCGGGGCGATCGGCTCGATCATCTCGGCCGTGGTGGGGCTCTGGCCGTTCGGCAAGGGGATGATCACCGGCCACCTGGTGACAATGCGACGATTCCTCCGCACCTTCACCGTCGGCCACGGGGCAACCACCGCGAGGCACGGCGGCGGCGACCTGCCGATCGACCTCTGGTGGAAACGCCCTGAATACCGGCGCGGGCCGGTCGTCGATCAGGGGCCGGACACCGAAGGACTGTTCACCGTCGAGTACCCCGACGAACGCCTGCCGACCCGCGAACGCTTCCGCGTCTTGCCTGTGCTGATCTACGACGATGAGGACGGCAACGTCCGCTGCACCAGTTGCAATATCTGCGCGAAGGTCTGCCCGCCGCAGTGCATCTGGATGTCCCAGGCCAAGAACACCAAGGGGAACGTCGTCCCGCTCCCCGAGGAGTTTTACATCGACATGGACGTCTGCATGAACTGCGGTCTCTGCGCCGAGTATTGCCCATTCGACGCCATCAAGATGGACCAGAACTTCGAGCTGTCGAACTACGAACGGCACCAGTCGCACATCTACTCGCTTCAGGATCTGCTCGTCTCCAGCGCCTACTACGCCGAGACGCACCCCGAAGCCTGGGCCAGTCCCGAGGAAACCGCCGAGCGGGCCAAGGTTGAGAAGAAGAAGACCCAGCGCCTTCAGAAGGCGCTCACGGCTCCCCAACCTGCCGAAGCCGGAGCGTAA